The proteins below are encoded in one region of Silene latifolia isolate original U9 population chromosome 2, ASM4854445v1, whole genome shotgun sequence:
- the LOC141643521 gene encoding FRIGIDA-like protein 3, translating into MTDTEKMVEMNLASSVESTSALIDQLGTAFAELKARKIAASDNVQWEDIEGYFRNLESVIKEKLKELDAKEKDYSERETRNNMLLAEREAAVVAKEQDLLDKVQELKDVAVDAISEARTVYVPETLEAPSGNLTNGNKVSSSIDDENTELDAQEGESPDTGEENVEDLAAEANPRAELIQLCEQMDSKGILNFLMENLKTPSRVRKETSVALGSATEPTSFVLNALEGFFPPSETTQEGEKDNAALDGMRQKDNAALDGMRRSCLILMEALSAFLSKADTAVDTFVTPHAKWQAKCIAYEWKPKLDGGSIDAANEMSLVTEGFLRLLATFRIASDFNEDDLCKYVLAVSDHRQATELCRSLELAQKIPGLVEKLLNSGRQIDAVHFIHAFQLSGTVPSVPILRTYLKDIRRNSQGNGSAGLQIDYNARELEAIKAVIGCVEEYKLEAEYPLHQLYIRLSQLDKSRKDNRKRPGDTSKQPHQQHKRPRPDGRFQSQRGRAPGRGFGGGRRGPPQARGGATYAGFPQRYTPAAPTAYTYPVPTQSPYGAPVNDPRMYYYAQDDPARNSYSAVPPTYGTYQQPPPPSHQPYM; encoded by the exons ATGACTGATACTGAAAAAATGGTGGAGATGAATTTGGCGTCCAGTGTTGAATCTACATCAGCTTTGATAGACCAGCTAGGGACGGCATTTGCTGAGCTGAAAGCTCGCAAGATTGCTGCAAGTGACAATGTTCAATGGGAAGACATTGAAGGTTACTTTCGCAACTTGGAGTCAGTGATAAAGGAGAAACTGAAAGAACTTGACGCAAAGGAGAAGGATTATTCAGAGAGAGAAACACGTAACAATATGCTGCTTGCTGAGCGAGAGGCAGCTGTTGTAGCCAAGGAGCAAGACTTGTTAGATAAGGTGCAGGAACTTAAAGATGTTGCAGTGGATGCTATTTCAGAAGCTAGGACAGTGTATGTTCCAGAGACATTGGAGGCACCCAGTGGCAATTTGACTAATGGGAACAAGGTAAGCAGCTCTATTGATGATGAAAACACAGAACTTGATGCCCAAGAAGGGGAATCCCCCGATACAGGGGAGGAGAATGTTGAAGATTTAGCCGCTGAGGCTAATCCTCGTGCAGAGCTGATTCAATTATGTGAGCAAATGGATTCTAAGGGAATTCTGAATTTTCTCATGGAGAACCTTAAAACCCCTTCTAGGGTTCGTAAGGAGACATCAGTCGCACTTGGCAGTGCGACTGAACCAACCTCCTTTGTGCTAAATGCACTTGAGGGATTTTTCCCTCCCAGTGAGACGACCCAAGAGGGAGAAAAGGACAATGCTGCCCTTGATGGCATGCGTCAAAAGGACAATGCTGCCCTTGATGGCATGCGTCGCTCTTGTTTAATCCTAATGGAAGCGCTGTCTGCCTTTTTGTCAAAGGCTGACACTGCTGTGGATACCTTTGTTACCCCTCATGCCAAGTGGCAGGCCAAGTGTATTGCCTATGAGTGGAAACCTAAGTTGGATGGGGGAAGCATTGATGCTGCCAATGAAATGTCATTGGTAACAGAGGGATTCTTGCGGCTGCTTGCAACCTTTAGGATTGCCTCTGATTTCAATGAAGATGACCTTTGCAAGTATGTTCTTGCAGTTTCTGATCACCGGCAGGCAACTGAGCTTTGCCGTTCTCTTGAGTTGGCACAAAAGATACCAG GTTTGGTTGAGAAATTGCTCAACAGTGGGAGACAGATTGATGCTGTTCACTTTATCCATGCGTTCCAGCTCTCTGGGACTGTACCTTCTGTTCCgatcttgagaacatatttgaAAGATATAAGAAGAAACTCACAAGGAAATGGCAGTGCTGGTTTACAG ATTGATTATAATGCTCGCGAACTTGAAGCAATAAAGGCTGTGATTGGCTGTGTTGAAGAATACAAACTTGAAGCTGAATACCCTCTTCATCAGCTCTACATTAGGCTTTCCCAGTTGGACAAATCTAGAAAAGACAACAGGAAAAGGCCAGGTGATACCAGTAAACAACCACATCAACAACATAAAAGGCCACGGCCTGATGGTAGATTTCAGTCCCAACGAGGTCGGGCCCCTGGTCGAGGCTTCGGTGGTGGTAGGCGGGGCCCTCCCCAAGCAAGGGGCGGAGCCACGTACGCCGGTTTTCCCCAGAGATATACTCCTGCTGCTCCAACGGCCTACACCTATCCAGTTCCCACCCAATCGCCTTATGGGGCTCCAGTTAACGATCCAAGAATGTACTACTATGCTCAAGACGATCCAGCTAGAAATTCTTATTCTGCTGTTCCCCCAACTTATGGCACTTATCAGCAACCGCCTCCTCCGTCTCATCAGCCATACATGTAG